One stretch of Sulfuricystis multivorans DNA includes these proteins:
- a CDS encoding copper-binding protein: MKSLVSLLAAASLLVSVHVSAAEELSEGTVKKIDVPTQRIMLAHGPIENLGMMPMTMMFKVKEPAMLKTVSVGDKVRFRVEYIDGNYTITRLEPAK; encoded by the coding sequence ATGAAATCCCTTGTATCCCTGTTGGCTGCCGCCAGCCTGCTTGTTTCCGTCCATGTTTCCGCTGCCGAGGAATTGTCCGAAGGCACCGTCAAGAAGATCGATGTGCCAACCCAGCGCATCATGCTCGCCCACGGCCCGATCGAGAATCTCGGCATGATGCCGATGACCATGATGTTCAAGGTCAAGGAACCGGCGATGCTCAAGACAGTTTCGGTGGGCGACAAGGTGCGGTTCCGGGTCGAGTACATCGACGGCAACTACACGATCACCCGCCTCGAACCGGCGAAGTAG
- the leuC gene encoding 3-isopropylmalate dehydratase large subunit — protein sequence MAGKTLYDKLWETHVVREEDDGTCLLYIDRHLVHEVTSPQAFEGLRLASRRPWRAQSVVATADHNTPTEHWERGIEDPISRLQVETLDQNIHDFGALVYYPFKHPNQGIIHVIGPENGITLPGMTIVCGDSHTSTHGAFGALAHGIGTSEVEHVLATQTLVAKKSRRMLIEVRGKAGAGVTAKDIALAIIGKIGTAGGTGFAVEFAGEAIRELSMEGRMTVCNMAIEAGARAGLVAPDEKTFAYLAGRPFAPQGALWDQALAYWRTLKSDPDAHFDAVVTIDATTIEPQVTWGTSPEQVVPVGGRVPDPTDEPDPVKRAAIERALNYMGLAAGTPIQSIKVDKVFIGSCTNSRLEDLRAAARVVRGKKKAASVKQVLVVPGSGKVRRQAEAEGLDKIFIEAGFEWREPGCSMCLAMNADRLMPGERCASTSNRNFEGRQGAGGRTHLVSPAMAAAAAIAGHFVDIRSFS from the coding sequence ATGGCTGGCAAGACGCTTTACGACAAACTCTGGGAGACGCACGTCGTCCGCGAAGAGGACGACGGCACCTGTCTGCTCTACATCGACCGTCACTTGGTGCATGAGGTGACCAGCCCGCAGGCCTTCGAGGGCTTGCGCCTGGCCTCGCGCCGCCCCTGGCGGGCGCAAAGCGTGGTCGCCACCGCCGACCACAACACGCCGACCGAGCACTGGGAGCGCGGCATCGAGGACCCGATCTCGCGGCTACAAGTGGAGACGCTCGATCAGAACATCCATGATTTCGGTGCCTTGGTGTATTACCCGTTCAAGCATCCGAATCAGGGCATCATCCATGTGATCGGCCCGGAAAACGGCATCACGCTGCCGGGCATGACGATCGTCTGTGGCGACAGTCATACCTCGACGCACGGCGCGTTTGGTGCGTTGGCGCACGGTATCGGTACTTCCGAGGTCGAGCACGTGCTCGCCACGCAGACGCTGGTGGCGAAGAAATCCAGACGCATGCTGATCGAGGTGCGCGGCAAAGCCGGCGCTGGCGTCACGGCAAAGGACATCGCGTTGGCGATCATCGGCAAAATCGGCACCGCGGGTGGTACCGGCTTTGCCGTGGAATTCGCCGGCGAGGCGATTCGTGAGCTGTCGATGGAAGGGCGCATGACCGTCTGCAACATGGCGATCGAAGCCGGCGCGCGCGCTGGGCTGGTGGCGCCCGACGAGAAGACCTTCGCCTATCTCGCCGGCCGGCCATTCGCACCGCAAGGCGCGCTATGGGACCAGGCGCTCGCCTACTGGCGCACCCTGAAGAGCGACCCCGACGCGCATTTCGATGCCGTCGTCACGATCGATGCCACGACCATCGAGCCGCAGGTGACCTGGGGCACCTCGCCCGAACAGGTGGTGCCAGTCGGCGGCCGGGTGCCTGACCCCACCGACGAGCCGGATCCCGTCAAGCGCGCCGCGATCGAACGAGCGCTCAACTACATGGGGCTTGCCGCCGGCACGCCGATCCAGTCGATCAAGGTGGACAAGGTGTTCATCGGTAGCTGCACCAATTCGCGCCTCGAGGATCTGCGGGCGGCCGCGCGTGTGGTGCGCGGCAAGAAGAAGGCCGCCAGCGTGAAGCAGGTGCTGGTGGTGCCCGGTTCCGGCAAGGTCAGGCGCCAAGCCGAGGCCGAGGGGCTGGATAAAATCTTCATCGAAGCGGGTTTTGAATGGCGCGAGCCTGGCTGTTCGATGTGCCTGGCGATGAATGCCGACCGGCTCATGCCGGGCGAGCGTTGCGCCTCGACTTCGAACCGCAATTTCGAAGGCCGCCAAGGCGCCGGTGGGCGCACCCATCTGGTCAGCCCGGCAATGGCCGCCGCCGCGGCGATTGCCGGCCACTTCGTCGATATTCGGAGTTTTTCATGA
- the glmS gene encoding glutamine--fructose-6-phosphate transaminase (isomerizing), producing the protein MCGIVAAVAQNNIVPVLIEGLKKLEYRGYDSAGLALLDPGLTRLRSVGRVSELAAQAEGLTARIGIAHTRWATHGVPCEKNAHPHVSGGLAVVHNGIIENYAELKQELVGKGYTFTSDTDTEVIAHLIRAALDSCSDLFEAVQRATQRLTGAYAIAVLCEGGSRIVVARHGAPLLLGLGRDGHYAASDAAALLQVTRRMIYLEDGDVAELRREGYRIVGADGAATERAVHESTLSTEAVELGGYRHYMQKEIFEQPQALAATLELIGGAQTFSANLFGAIAAEVFTGVKSVLIVACGTSYHAGLVARYWIEQLAGIPCTVEVASEYRYRVSVPNPDQLVVAISQSGETADTLASIRYAKSLGMTKTLAICNVPESAIVRECALRFLTRAGPEIGVASTKAFTTQLVSLFLLAATLAKLNGRLTADQEAAYLASLRHLPVAVQKVLALEPEIAAWAQRFAGKRHALFLGRGHHYPIALEGALKLKEISYIHAEAYPAGELKHGPLALVDKEMPVVSVAPNDALLEKLKSNLKEVAARGGELFVFADADSQVEEEAGLHILRLPEHYGLLSPVLHVVPLQLLAYHAALVKGTDVDKPRNLAKSVTVE; encoded by the coding sequence ATGTGCGGTATCGTCGCGGCTGTCGCGCAGAACAACATCGTTCCGGTGCTCATCGAAGGGCTGAAGAAGCTCGAATACCGTGGCTACGACTCCGCCGGCCTCGCGCTGCTCGATCCCGGTCTCACTCGGCTGCGGAGCGTCGGGCGCGTCAGTGAGCTTGCCGCGCAAGCCGAAGGGCTGACGGCACGAATCGGCATCGCCCACACCCGCTGGGCGACGCATGGCGTGCCCTGCGAAAAGAATGCCCATCCCCATGTGTCGGGGGGGCTCGCCGTCGTCCATAACGGCATCATCGAGAACTACGCCGAGCTCAAACAGGAACTCGTGGGCAAGGGCTACACCTTCACTTCGGATACCGATACCGAGGTGATCGCTCACCTGATCAGGGCAGCGCTCGATTCATGTTCAGACCTCTTCGAGGCGGTGCAGCGCGCCACGCAGCGCCTTACCGGTGCTTATGCGATCGCGGTGCTGTGTGAGGGGGGCAGCCGCATCGTCGTGGCGCGTCATGGCGCACCGCTGCTGCTTGGGCTTGGCAGGGATGGTCACTATGCGGCCTCGGATGCCGCGGCGCTGTTGCAGGTCACGCGCCGCATGATCTATCTGGAAGACGGCGACGTCGCCGAGCTGCGCCGAGAGGGATATCGGATCGTCGGCGCTGACGGCGCGGCAACCGAACGCGCCGTGCATGAGAGCACGCTGTCCACCGAGGCGGTCGAGCTAGGTGGTTACCGCCACTACATGCAAAAGGAAATCTTCGAGCAACCGCAGGCGTTGGCGGCGACGCTCGAGTTGATCGGTGGCGCGCAGACCTTCTCGGCCAACCTGTTCGGCGCCATTGCAGCGGAAGTCTTCACCGGTGTGAAATCGGTGTTGATCGTCGCCTGTGGCACGAGCTACCACGCTGGCCTCGTGGCGCGCTACTGGATCGAGCAGCTTGCCGGCATTCCCTGCACGGTCGAGGTGGCGAGCGAGTACCGCTATCGTGTCTCGGTGCCGAATCCAGACCAGCTCGTCGTCGCCATTTCGCAGTCGGGCGAGACGGCGGATACGCTCGCTTCGATCAGGTATGCCAAGTCGCTCGGCATGACGAAAACCTTGGCGATCTGCAATGTGCCAGAGTCTGCCATCGTGCGCGAATGCGCATTGCGTTTCCTGACGCGCGCCGGCCCGGAAATCGGCGTGGCCTCGACCAAGGCGTTTACCACGCAGCTCGTCAGCCTGTTCCTGCTCGCCGCGACATTGGCCAAGCTAAACGGCCGGCTGACGGCGGATCAGGAGGCCGCTTACCTCGCTTCGCTGCGCCATCTGCCGGTTGCGGTACAAAAGGTTCTGGCCCTGGAACCCGAGATCGCCGCCTGGGCACAGCGCTTCGCCGGCAAGCGCCATGCGCTGTTCCTCGGTCGGGGGCATCATTATCCGATCGCGCTGGAAGGCGCCTTGAAACTGAAGGAAATCTCCTACATCCATGCCGAGGCCTATCCAGCCGGCGAGCTCAAGCACGGCCCGTTGGCGCTGGTGGATAAGGAAATGCCAGTAGTTAGCGTCGCCCCGAACGATGCGCTGCTGGAAAAACTGAAATCCAACCTCAAGGAAGTCGCGGCGCGCGGCGGCGAGCTGTTTGTCTTCGCCGATGCCGATTCCCAGGTCGAGGAGGAAGCGGGTTTGCACATCCTGCGCCTGCCGGAACATTACGGCCTGCTCTCGCCGGTGTTGCACGTCGTGCCTTTGCAGCTCTTGGCTTATCATGCAGCTCTGGTCAAGGGCACGGATGTCGACAAGCCACGCAATTTGGCAAAGTCGGTGACCGTCGAATAA
- the icmF gene encoding fused isobutyryl-CoA mutase/GTPase IcmF, with product MSDLALAAKLAPYRPAHKVRFVTAAALFDGHDAAINIMRRILQATGVEVIHLGHNRSVQEVVNAALQEDVQGIAVTSYQGGHLEYFKYMIDLLRVGGGEEIKVFGGGGGVIVPAEIEELHAYGVTRIYSPEDGALLGLQGMINDVVAKSDFALPANVTLDELRSGDRRKLARAITQLENDPQGAFAQAVRTAKAPAVPVLGITGTGGAGKSSLTDELIRRFRLDQDDRLKIAIISIDPSRKRTGGALLGDRIRMNAIEHPNIFMRSLATRDTGSELSAALPETIAACKLSGFDLVIVETSGIGQGDAAIVPHVDCSLYVMTPEFGAASQLEKIDMLDFADFVAINKFDRKGAMDALRDVRKQYQRNRALFSARVEDMPVFGTQAARFNDDGVTALYQHLAEYLFGKGLKLQPGKLPRVATKHSSPGRAIVPAARSRYLAEIADTVRAYHKHVDAQVAIARERQSLRTAKAVFEGCAKPAQDFDELIAWKDGQLDARAKKLLEMWPDTVKAYGGDEYVVKIRDKEIRTKLTHETLSGTKIRKVVLPKFEDEGERLRWLMKENVPGSFPYTAGVFAFKRENEDPTRMFAGEGDAFRTNRRFKKLSEGMPAKRLSTAFDSVTLYGCDPDERPDIYGKIGNSGVSIATLDDMKALYDGFDLADPTTSVSMTINGPAPVILAMFFNTAIDQQLDKFRLENGREPTEDEAEKIREWVLSTVRGTVQADILKEDQGQNTCIFSTEFALKMMGDIQEYFVHHQVKNFYSVSISGYHIAEAGANPITQLAFTLANGFTYVESYLARGMHIDDFAPNLSFFFSNGMDAEYTVIGRVARRIWAVAMKYKYGANERSQKLKYHVQTSGRSLHAQEMAFNDIRTTLQALIAIYDNCNSLHTNAYDEAITTPTEESVRRAMAIQLIINREWGLAKNENPNQGSFVIEELTDLVEDAVLKEFEALAERGGVLGAMETGYQRSKIQEESLYYEQKKHDGSHPIIGVNTFRNPHGDPIPEKLELARSTEEEKRSQIERLRAFQSRHAAESGPMLARLKQTVIDNGNVFEVLMDAVRVCSLGQISSALYEVGGQYRRNM from the coding sequence ATGTCCGATCTTGCCCTCGCCGCGAAGCTTGCCCCCTACCGGCCTGCGCACAAGGTGCGCTTCGTCACCGCCGCCGCGCTGTTCGACGGCCACGATGCCGCGATCAACATCATGCGGCGCATCCTGCAGGCTACCGGCGTCGAGGTGATCCATCTCGGCCACAACCGCTCGGTGCAGGAGGTGGTGAATGCGGCGCTGCAGGAGGACGTGCAGGGCATCGCCGTCACCTCCTACCAAGGCGGGCACCTCGAGTATTTCAAATACATGATCGATCTGCTCAGGGTCGGTGGTGGCGAAGAGATCAAGGTGTTCGGCGGTGGCGGCGGCGTGATCGTGCCGGCCGAGATCGAGGAACTGCATGCCTACGGCGTCACACGCATCTACTCGCCCGAAGACGGCGCGCTGCTGGGCCTGCAGGGGATGATCAACGACGTGGTGGCGAAGAGCGACTTCGCGTTGCCGGCGAACGTCACGCTCGACGAACTGAGAAGCGGCGACCGGCGCAAGCTCGCGCGCGCGATCACGCAACTGGAAAACGATCCGCAGGGCGCGTTTGCCCAAGCCGTGCGGACGGCCAAGGCGCCCGCCGTGCCAGTGCTCGGCATCACCGGCACGGGGGGGGCCGGCAAGTCTTCCTTGACCGATGAATTGATCCGCCGCTTCCGTCTCGATCAGGACGATCGCCTGAAGATCGCGATCATCTCCATCGATCCATCGCGCAAACGCACTGGCGGCGCACTGCTCGGCGACCGCATCCGCATGAATGCGATCGAACACCCGAACATCTTCATGCGCTCGCTGGCGACACGCGATACCGGCAGTGAACTCTCTGCCGCGCTGCCGGAGACGATCGCCGCCTGCAAGCTCTCGGGCTTCGACCTCGTCATCGTCGAAACCTCCGGCATCGGCCAGGGCGATGCGGCGATCGTGCCACATGTCGATTGCTCGCTCTACGTGATGACGCCCGAGTTCGGCGCGGCGAGCCAGCTCGAGAAGATCGACATGCTCGACTTCGCCGACTTCGTGGCAATCAACAAGTTCGACCGCAAAGGGGCGATGGATGCGTTGCGCGACGTGAGGAAGCAATACCAGCGCAACCGCGCTCTGTTCTCCGCCCGCGTCGAGGACATGCCGGTGTTCGGCACTCAGGCCGCGCGCTTCAATGACGATGGCGTCACCGCGCTCTACCAGCATTTGGCCGAGTACCTCTTCGGCAAGGGGCTCAAGCTCCAGCCGGGCAAGCTGCCGAGGGTAGCAACGAAACATTCCTCGCCGGGCCGCGCCATCGTCCCCGCAGCGCGGAGCCGCTATCTTGCCGAGATCGCCGATACCGTGCGCGCCTATCACAAGCATGTGGACGCGCAGGTCGCCATCGCCCGCGAGCGGCAGAGCCTGCGCACGGCGAAAGCCGTCTTCGAGGGCTGCGCCAAGCCCGCGCAGGACTTCGACGAACTGATTGCGTGGAAGGACGGCCAGCTCGACGCGCGCGCAAAGAAGCTGCTCGAGATGTGGCCCGATACCGTCAAGGCCTATGGCGGCGATGAATATGTCGTCAAGATTCGCGACAAGGAAATCCGCACCAAACTCACCCACGAGACGCTCTCCGGCACGAAGATCCGCAAGGTGGTATTGCCGAAATTCGAGGATGAGGGCGAACGGCTGCGCTGGCTGATGAAGGAAAACGTTCCCGGCAGCTTCCCTTACACCGCAGGGGTGTTCGCCTTCAAACGCGAGAACGAAGATCCGACCCGGATGTTCGCCGGCGAAGGTGATGCCTTCCGCACCAACCGGCGTTTCAAGAAACTCTCCGAGGGCATGCCGGCCAAGCGTCTGTCTACCGCCTTCGACTCGGTGACGCTCTACGGTTGCGATCCGGACGAGCGACCCGATATCTACGGCAAGATCGGCAACTCGGGCGTGTCGATCGCCACGCTCGACGACATGAAGGCGCTCTACGACGGCTTCGATCTGGCTGACCCGACGACCTCGGTATCGATGACCATCAACGGGCCGGCGCCGGTGATCCTGGCGATGTTCTTCAACACCGCGATCGACCAGCAGCTCGACAAATTCCGGCTGGAGAACGGCCGCGAGCCGACCGAGGACGAGGCGGAGAAGATCCGCGAGTGGGTGCTCTCCACCGTGCGCGGCACGGTGCAGGCCGACATCCTCAAAGAAGACCAAGGCCAGAACACCTGCATCTTCTCGACCGAGTTCGCACTGAAGATGATGGGCGACATCCAGGAATACTTCGTCCATCACCAGGTGAAGAATTTCTACTCGGTGTCGATCTCCGGCTATCACATCGCCGAGGCCGGCGCAAACCCGATCACCCAGCTCGCGTTCACGCTCGCCAACGGCTTCACCTATGTCGAGTCATATCTCGCCCGTGGCATGCACATCGACGACTTCGCGCCGAACCTCTCCTTCTTCTTCTCGAACGGCATGGATGCCGAATACACGGTGATCGGCCGCGTCGCCCGGCGTATCTGGGCGGTGGCGATGAAGTACAAGTACGGCGCCAACGAACGCAGTCAGAAACTCAAATACCACGTGCAGACCTCGGGGCGCAGCCTGCACGCCCAGGAGATGGCGTTCAATGACATTCGCACCACCTTGCAGGCGCTGATCGCCATCTACGACAACTGCAACAGCCTGCACACCAATGCCTATGACGAGGCAATCACCACGCCGACCGAGGAGAGCGTGCGGCGCGCGATGGCGATCCAGCTGATCATCAATCGCGAGTGGGGCCTGGCGAAAAACGAGAATCCCAATCAGGGCAGCTTCGTGATCGAGGAACTGACCGATCTCGTCGAAGATGCCGTGCTCAAGGAATTCGAGGCGCTCGCCGAGCGCGGCGGCGTGCTCGGCGCGATGGAAACGGGTTACCAACGCAGCAAGATCCAGGAAGAATCGCTCTACTACGAGCAGAAGAAGCACGACGGCTCGCATCCGATCATCGGCGTCAATACCTTCCGCAATCCGCATGGCGATCCGATTCCCGAGAAGCTCGAGCTCGCCCGCTCGACCGAAGAAGAAAAGCGCTCGCAGATCGAGCGCCTGCGCGCCTTCCAGTCACGTCACGCTGCGGAATCGGGACCCATGCTGGCGCGCCTCAAGCAGACCGTGATCGACAACGGCAATGTGTTCGAGGTGTTGATGGACGCCGTGCGCGTCTGCTCGCTGGGGCAGATTTCCAGCGCGCTCTATGAGGTCGGCGGCCAGTATCGGCGCAACATGTAG
- a CDS encoding isocitrate/isopropylmalate dehydrogenase family protein encodes MTTSKPIPATLIPGDGIGPEITTATLMALDALGAPFVWDRQVAGAASVSAVGDPLPPECVNSIRKTKLALKGPLETPIGGGYRSSNVRLREEFKLYANVRPALTLIPGGRYENIDLVLVRENNEGLYMGYEHFIPIDGDPHAVGMATGINTRQGCRHILKFAFDYAIRKGRKKVTVVHKANIMKALTGIFLETARQIFESDYKGQIEFEECIVDACAMKLVMNPWQFDVIVTTNLFGDILSDEIAGLVGGLGMAPGANIGDHAAIFEAVHGSAPDIAGQGIANPIALMLAAAMMLDHVGRFDLGNRLRRAIDATLNEDKVRTGDLGGSATTLEFASAVVERIKASR; translated from the coding sequence ATGACCACCAGCAAACCCATTCCCGCAACCCTGATCCCCGGCGATGGCATCGGACCGGAAATCACCACCGCCACCCTGATGGCCCTCGATGCGCTCGGCGCGCCCTTCGTCTGGGACCGCCAGGTCGCCGGTGCCGCCAGTGTCAGCGCCGTCGGCGACCCGCTGCCGCCGGAATGCGTCAACAGCATTCGCAAGACCAAGCTGGCGCTCAAGGGCCCGCTGGAAACGCCGATCGGCGGTGGCTATCGCTCATCGAACGTGCGCCTGCGCGAGGAATTCAAGCTCTACGCCAACGTCCGCCCCGCCCTGACGTTGATCCCGGGCGGACGCTACGAGAACATCGACCTGGTGCTGGTGCGCGAGAACAACGAAGGCCTCTACATGGGCTACGAGCACTTCATCCCGATCGACGGCGATCCCCATGCGGTCGGCATGGCCACCGGCATCAATACGCGCCAGGGCTGCCGGCACATCCTGAAATTCGCCTTCGATTACGCGATCCGCAAAGGGCGCAAGAAGGTGACCGTGGTGCACAAGGCCAACATCATGAAGGCGCTCACCGGCATCTTCCTCGAAACCGCGCGCCAAATCTTTGAGAGCGATTACAAGGGCCAGATCGAATTCGAGGAATGCATCGTCGATGCCTGCGCGATGAAGCTGGTGATGAATCCGTGGCAGTTCGACGTGATCGTCACGACCAACCTGTTTGGCGACATTCTCTCCGACGAGATCGCCGGACTGGTCGGCGGCTTGGGCATGGCGCCAGGCGCCAACATCGGAGACCATGCAGCGATCTTCGAGGCCGTCCACGGCTCGGCACCCGACATCGCCGGCCAGGGCATCGCCAACCCGATCGCGCTGATGCTTGCCGCGGCGATGATGCTCGACCATGTCGGCCGCTTCGATCTCGGCAACCGGCTGCGCCGCGCGATCGATGCAACGCTCAACGAGGACAAGGTGCGCACTGGCGACCTCGGCGGCAGTGCCACGACGCTCGAGTTCGCCAGCGCGGTGGTCGAGCGCATCAAGGCAAGCAGATAA
- the fusA gene encoding elongation factor G — MPKFHTERIRAVALVGHGGAGKTTLAEALLARAGAIPAAGSVEKGNTVCDYDAQEKAAGHSLQSALVNFAWEDVHVHLIDTPGYPDFAGQALAALAGVDTALIVINAQTGIELMTERMMKAAQQRGLACMIVVNKIDAENLDLKGLMTDIRARFGTACKFLDLPTPDHRQVVEVMEHDSGEADIDTVAHAHRELIDQLVEEDESLMERYLEDGQDPSAGELHAPFEKGLREGHLIPVLFTSAKTGAGIDELLHVLATLAPNPAEANLPPFYKDGEPFQREPDASKHVLAHVFKVIVDPYMGKVGVFRVHQGTIRKDSQLFIGDGKKPFKVGHLYQLQGKDYVEVDELLPGDLGAIAKVEEIQFDSVLHDSHDEDHIHLKPLEFPKPMQGLAVETTKKGDEQRLFEILHKLELEDPCFKVERHPTTHETVIFGLGEMHLKTKLERMATQYKLELATRPPQIPYRETITRPAEGHCRHKKQSGGAGQFGEVYLKIEPLARGAGFEFVDQVKGGVIPGVFMPAVEKGVRQALEGGVVAGFPVEDVRVIVYDGKTHPVDGKEVAFVQAGKKATIAAVQAAAPVILEPIVKIEVHVDEDQMGDIAGDLSSRRGHVTGTAARGAGRIAVMGEVPLAEIGDYASRLKSLTGGRGSYTIEFSHYAQVPPPVQQKLAASFQLKEDEE; from the coding sequence ATGCCAAAGTTTCATACCGAACGTATTCGTGCCGTCGCCCTCGTCGGGCATGGCGGCGCTGGCAAGACCACGCTGGCGGAGGCCTTGCTCGCCCGTGCCGGTGCGATTCCGGCCGCCGGCAGCGTCGAGAAGGGCAACACGGTCTGCGACTACGATGCGCAGGAAAAGGCCGCCGGTCATTCGCTGCAATCCGCCTTGGTCAATTTCGCCTGGGAAGACGTGCATGTACATCTGATCGATACCCCGGGTTATCCCGATTTCGCCGGCCAGGCGTTGGCTGCCTTGGCGGGCGTCGATACGGCGCTCATCGTGATCAACGCGCAGACCGGCATCGAGCTGATGACCGAACGCATGATGAAGGCCGCCCAACAGCGGGGGCTGGCCTGCATGATCGTCGTCAATAAGATCGACGCCGAGAATCTCGATCTTAAGGGTCTGATGACCGACATCCGCGCGCGCTTCGGCACGGCCTGCAAGTTCCTCGATTTGCCCACGCCCGATCATCGCCAGGTCGTCGAGGTGATGGAGCACGACTCAGGGGAAGCCGACATCGATACGGTGGCCCATGCCCACCGGGAACTGATCGACCAGCTCGTCGAAGAGGATGAAAGCCTGATGGAGCGCTACCTCGAGGACGGCCAGGACCCGAGCGCCGGTGAGCTACACGCGCCCTTCGAGAAGGGGCTGCGCGAAGGGCACCTGATTCCCGTGCTGTTTACCTCTGCCAAGACCGGCGCAGGCATCGACGAACTGTTGCACGTGCTGGCGACGCTCGCGCCCAATCCCGCCGAGGCCAACTTGCCGCCGTTCTATAAAGATGGCGAGCCGTTCCAGCGCGAGCCGGATGCCTCGAAACATGTCCTGGCGCACGTCTTCAAGGTGATCGTCGACCCCTACATGGGTAAGGTCGGTGTGTTCCGCGTCCATCAGGGCACGATCAGGAAGGATTCGCAGCTCTTCATCGGCGATGGCAAAAAACCGTTCAAGGTCGGCCATCTGTACCAGTTGCAGGGCAAGGATTACGTCGAGGTCGATGAGCTGCTGCCTGGGGATCTGGGCGCGATCGCCAAAGTCGAGGAGATCCAATTCGACAGCGTGCTGCACGATTCGCACGACGAGGATCATATTCATCTCAAGCCGCTCGAATTCCCGAAACCGATGCAGGGCCTGGCCGTCGAGACGACCAAGAAGGGCGATGAACAGCGGCTGTTCGAAATCCTCCATAAACTCGAGCTCGAAGACCCCTGCTTCAAGGTCGAACGTCATCCAACCACGCATGAGACCGTGATCTTCGGTCTCGGCGAGATGCATCTGAAAACCAAGCTCGAACGCATGGCGACGCAATACAAGCTGGAGCTCGCCACCCGTCCGCCACAGATTCCTTATCGCGAGACGATCACCCGCCCCGCCGAAGGCCACTGCCGCCACAAGAAGCAGTCCGGCGGCGCCGGCCAGTTCGGCGAGGTGTATCTGAAAATCGAGCCGCTTGCGCGTGGTGCCGGCTTCGAATTCGTCGATCAGGTCAAGGGCGGCGTGATCCCCGGCGTGTTCATGCCGGCGGTCGAGAAGGGGGTGCGTCAGGCGCTGGAAGGCGGCGTGGTCGCGGGCTTCCCAGTCGAGGATGTGCGCGTCATCGTCTATGACGGCAAGACCCACCCGGTCGATGGCAAGGAGGTCGCCTTCGTCCAGGCCGGCAAGAAGGCGACCATCGCCGCCGTGCAGGCGGCTGCCCCGGTGATCCTCGAACCGATCGTGAAGATCGAGGTGCATGTCGATGAGGATCAGATGGGCGACATCGCCGGGGATTTGTCGAGCCGCCGTGGCCACGTGACGGGCACCGCGGCACGCGGGGCGGGCCGCATCGCCGTGATGGGCGAGGTGCCGCTCGCCGAGATCGGCGACTATGCCTCGCGCTTGAAGTCGCTGACCGGCGGCCGCGGCAGCTACACGATCGAGTTCTCGCACTACGCGCAGGTGCCGCCTCCGGTGCAGCAGAAATTGGCGGCTTCGTTCCAATTGAAGGAAGACGAGGAGTGA